In Pedobacter sp. W3I1, one DNA window encodes the following:
- a CDS encoding CoA transferase subunit B, with product MAFSKEEIAQRIAKEIKDGYYVNLGIGIPTLVANYIPKGINVVLQSENGLLGMGPFPFEGEEDADLINAGKQTITTLPGSSIFDSAMSFGMIRAQKVDLTILGAMEVSENGDIANWKIPGKMVKGMGGAMDLVASAKNIIVAMQHINKAGESKLLTKCTLPLTGVKCIKKIVTELAVLDILLEGGFKLLERAPGVSVEFIQQSTAGRLVIEGEIPEMRLD from the coding sequence ATGGCATTTTCAAAAGAAGAGATAGCACAGCGGATTGCTAAAGAAATAAAAGACGGATACTATGTTAACCTTGGTATAGGCATACCCACTTTGGTTGCCAACTACATTCCAAAGGGGATTAACGTAGTGTTACAGTCAGAAAACGGTTTATTGGGCATGGGACCATTTCCTTTTGAAGGAGAGGAAGATGCCGATTTAATTAATGCAGGGAAACAAACCATTACCACTTTGCCAGGATCGTCTATTTTTGATTCGGCCATGAGTTTTGGGATGATCCGTGCACAAAAAGTAGATTTAACCATTCTGGGGGCTATGGAGGTATCAGAAAATGGAGATATTGCCAACTGGAAAATTCCAGGTAAAATGGTAAAGGGAATGGGCGGAGCGATGGATTTAGTGGCATCAGCCAAAAATATTATTGTTGCCATGCAGCACATTAATAAAGCTGGAGAAAGCAAATTGTTGACAAAATGTACTTTGCCTTTAACCGGCGTAAAATGCATCAAAAAGATTGTAACTGAACTGGCAGTTTTGGATATTCTACTTGAAGGTGGTTTTAAACTTTTAGAACGTGCGCCAGGTGTAAGTGTTGAATTTATACAGCAATCTACAGCGGGGAGATTGGTAATAGAAGGAGAGATTCCTGAAATGAGATTGGATTAG
- a CDS encoding DUF4260 domain-containing protein, whose protein sequence is MKKIISIEEMAMFLLAIFAFSKLSFHWWVFPALLLVPDLSMLGYLAGPKVGAWFYNIVHHKAIAILIFLIGFYYQLPVLQLSGIILFAHSCMDRALGYGLKYGDAFNHTHLGLIGKNK, encoded by the coding sequence ATGAAGAAAATAATTTCAATCGAAGAAATGGCCATGTTTTTATTGGCAATATTTGCCTTTTCTAAATTGTCATTTCATTGGTGGGTATTCCCGGCACTGTTGCTTGTGCCAGATTTAAGCATGCTGGGCTATCTGGCAGGCCCAAAAGTTGGTGCATGGTTTTATAACATCGTTCACCATAAAGCGATAGCCATATTAATTTTCTTGATCGGGTTTTATTATCAGTTACCCGTATTGCAGTTATCTGGCATCATCTTGTTTGCCCATTCTTGTATGGATAGGGCATTAGGTTATGGTTTGAAATATGGCGATGCATTTAATCACACACATTTAGGCTTAATAGGAAAAAATAAATAA
- a CDS encoding CoA transferase subunit A, translated as MINKVVSGAEEAIKDISDGATLMLGGFGLCGIPENCINALVNKQVKNLTCISNNAGVDDFGIGLMLKQRQVKKMISSYVGENAEFERQLLSGELEVDLIPQGTLATRCLAAGYGMPAIFTPAGVGTEVAEGKEVRNFDGKDYLMEYAFDADFAIVKAWKGDTAGNLIFRSTSRNFNPVMAMAGKVTIAEVEELVEAGELDPDYIHTPGIYVHRIFQGKDYEKRIEQRTVRTKS; from the coding sequence ATGATAAATAAAGTGGTATCTGGAGCTGAAGAAGCGATCAAAGATATATCAGATGGTGCTACCCTCATGCTCGGTGGTTTCGGGCTTTGTGGTATTCCGGAAAATTGCATAAATGCTTTGGTGAATAAACAGGTGAAAAATTTAACCTGTATTTCTAACAATGCAGGTGTTGATGATTTTGGTATTGGTTTAATGCTGAAACAACGTCAGGTTAAAAAAATGATTTCTTCGTATGTAGGTGAAAATGCTGAGTTTGAAAGGCAATTGCTGAGTGGTGAACTCGAGGTAGACCTTATCCCACAGGGCACCTTAGCCACCCGTTGTCTTGCCGCCGGATACGGTATGCCTGCAATTTTTACGCCTGCAGGTGTAGGTACTGAAGTGGCAGAAGGTAAAGAAGTCCGCAATTTTGATGGCAAGGATTATTTAATGGAATATGCATTTGATGCCGATTTTGCTATTGTTAAAGCCTGGAAAGGAGATACCGCAGGGAATTTAATCTTTAGATCTACCAGCCGGAATTTTAATCCGGTGATGGCCATGGCGGGTAAAGTAACTATTGCCGAGGTAGAAGAGTTAGTGGAAGCTGGCGAATTAGATCCGGATTATATTCATACTCCTGGTATTTATGTTCATCGGATATTTCAGGGTAAAGATTATGAGAAAAGAATTGAACAGAGAACAGTAAGAACAAAATCGTAA
- a CDS encoding sorbosone dehydrogenase family protein produces the protein MKTILLCLFVMLFVTNCKKNGSDDNDDPGTLPDVELKSKVVVSGLSFPWEMVYGPDNFIWFTEKAGKISRLNPSNGQVIPLLTITDVRTNGEGGLLGMTLHPDFTSNPYVYVIYGYGSTYKAKVVRYTYGGGNLTSPQVLLDQIPAASIHNGSRLLISGGKLFISTGDASDTATPQNVNSLAGKILRINLDGSIPADNPYPNNPVWSLGHRNAQGLVQVGNKVFSSEHGPDSDDEINIIEKGRNYGWPNIKGFCNESGEQSFCSSSNVAEPLITWTPTIAPSGLAYYNSDYIPQFKNSLLLAVLKGTKLMQLKLDDAQTKITGTKDFYVNTYGRIRAVCQSPEGKIYICTSNGSDDKIVEIAK, from the coding sequence ATGAAAACAATATTACTCTGCTTGTTTGTAATGCTATTCGTTACAAATTGCAAAAAGAACGGTAGTGATGATAATGACGATCCAGGTACCTTACCAGATGTAGAATTAAAATCAAAAGTAGTTGTATCAGGACTGAGCTTTCCCTGGGAAATGGTGTATGGTCCAGATAATTTCATCTGGTTTACTGAAAAAGCGGGTAAAATTAGCCGTTTAAACCCTTCCAACGGACAAGTAATACCCTTACTTACCATAACTGATGTACGCACAAACGGAGAAGGCGGTTTGCTTGGAATGACATTACATCCCGATTTCACCAGTAATCCTTACGTTTATGTAATTTATGGCTATGGCAGTACCTATAAAGCTAAAGTGGTACGTTATACTTACGGCGGTGGAAATTTAACGAGTCCGCAGGTTTTATTGGATCAGATTCCTGCTGCTTCTATACATAATGGTTCACGTTTATTGATCAGTGGTGGTAAACTTTTTATCAGTACGGGTGATGCTTCCGATACTGCTACTCCACAAAATGTTAATTCTTTAGCTGGTAAGATTTTAAGAATAAATTTAGATGGTTCTATTCCGGCAGACAATCCTTATCCAAATAACCCGGTTTGGTCTTTGGGGCATCGTAATGCACAAGGATTGGTTCAGGTAGGGAATAAAGTTTTCTCTTCAGAGCATGGACCTGATTCTGATGATGAGATTAATATCATCGAAAAGGGAAGAAACTACGGATGGCCAAATATTAAAGGTTTTTGTAATGAAAGTGGAGAGCAGTCGTTTTGCAGTTCGAGCAATGTGGCAGAGCCATTAATTACTTGGACACCAACCATTGCACCTAGCGGTTTGGCTTATTACAATTCAGATTATATCCCACAATTTAAAAATTCTTTGTTATTGGCCGTATTAAAAGGGACTAAATTAATGCAGCTTAAATTAGATGATGCACAAACCAAAATTACCGGAACGAAAGATTTTTATGTAAATACTTATGGCAGGATAAGGGCCGTTTGCCAATCGCCCGAAGGGAAAATTTATATCTGTACCAGTAATGGGAGCGATGATAAAATTGTGGAAATTGCTAAATAA
- a CDS encoding endonuclease MutS2: protein MLYPENCLERLGFVEIRQLISKHCLSPMGQAMVEKMQVMNRFDQIDKFLRQTNEFKSILQNQEPLQINTFFDIKSLVEKIRVEGTYLLEDEWFQVYTSLQTVFSVLRFFEERAEVYPTLEALFEHLPIEKTILRKIETVIDAKGKIKPNASKELQEITSAISKAEQDVRKRMDSIYKQAIANNWVADGSLTIRDGRMCIPVLAENKRKLKGFVHDESATGQTVYIEPEEVFTLNNKLRDLEFDKRREIIKILIALTDDLRPYSPLLLSYHGFLTKLDFVRAKALFAMDIEAEMPGLLKEPKTKLINARHPLLSISFASEKKTVTPLNIHIDAETRVVLVSGPNAGGKSVCMKTVGLLQIMLQTGLLIPVDANSEVGIFENIFADIGDDQSIESDLSTYSAHLKKMRYFVEHASPKTMVLIDEFGTGTDPQFGGPMAEAVLEVLNNKKVRGVITTHYSNLKLFAGNTPGLENASMLFDNAKMKPLYILEMGKPGSSYAFEIAQNIGLPKEVIQLAREKTGSNQNRVDTMLVDLEREKKNVYDAKVSLANQQNKAKNLVAENEKLKSFLEENRKVLIKEAKLEAQNIIKNANKLVENTIAEIKEKQADKEITKELRQNLQKELIKNTIPKERPKPVQVVVGGEIEIGDLVKFTDSETIGQVLEINRNELILAIGDLRSTVKKNRVQKVSNREAKKVVQSSANSFAGRMNDAVSGFRAELDLRGKRTEDALFEVEKYLDKAIMLGFPSIKLIHGKGDGILRKMIREYLRKYSQVNRMEDEHADRGGDGITYVYLN from the coding sequence ATGTTATATCCCGAAAACTGTTTAGAACGTTTAGGTTTTGTTGAAATCAGGCAGCTGATTAGCAAACATTGTTTAAGTCCGATGGGGCAAGCAATGGTAGAAAAGATGCAGGTGATGAACCGTTTTGATCAGATTGATAAGTTTTTACGCCAAACAAACGAATTTAAAAGCATCCTGCAAAATCAGGAACCGCTACAGATTAATACCTTTTTTGACATTAAATCGCTGGTTGAGAAAATCAGGGTTGAAGGCACTTATTTGTTAGAGGATGAGTGGTTTCAGGTATATACTTCATTGCAGACTGTTTTCTCGGTACTTCGCTTTTTCGAAGAACGTGCAGAAGTATATCCCACCTTAGAAGCTTTATTTGAGCATCTGCCGATTGAAAAAACGATCCTTCGTAAGATAGAAACCGTTATAGATGCCAAAGGAAAGATCAAACCCAATGCATCAAAAGAATTGCAGGAGATTACCTCTGCTATTTCGAAGGCGGAGCAAGATGTGCGTAAGCGCATGGATTCGATTTACAAGCAGGCTATTGCCAATAATTGGGTTGCCGATGGTAGTTTAACCATTCGTGATGGCAGGATGTGTATCCCGGTTTTGGCAGAGAATAAACGTAAACTAAAAGGCTTTGTGCACGATGAATCGGCAACAGGGCAAACGGTTTATATTGAGCCTGAAGAAGTTTTTACTTTAAATAATAAACTACGCGATTTAGAATTTGACAAACGCCGTGAAATTATTAAGATTTTAATTGCCTTAACGGATGATCTGCGGCCGTACTCGCCATTATTGCTTTCTTACCATGGTTTCTTGACCAAACTGGATTTCGTTCGTGCTAAGGCATTATTTGCGATGGACATTGAAGCTGAAATGCCAGGTTTGTTAAAAGAACCTAAAACCAAATTGATTAATGCAAGGCATCCGTTGTTATCGATCTCATTTGCCTCCGAAAAGAAAACAGTTACACCTTTAAATATTCATATAGATGCCGAAACCCGGGTGGTGCTGGTATCCGGACCAAATGCGGGCGGTAAATCGGTTTGTATGAAAACGGTAGGCCTTTTGCAGATTATGTTGCAAACAGGTCTGTTAATTCCGGTTGACGCGAATAGTGAAGTGGGTATTTTTGAAAACATTTTTGCCGATATCGGCGATGATCAATCAATAGAAAGTGATTTGAGTACCTATAGTGCACACCTGAAAAAGATGCGCTATTTTGTAGAGCATGCCTCGCCAAAAACGATGGTGCTGATTGATGAATTTGGTACCGGTACCGATCCGCAATTTGGCGGACCAATGGCTGAAGCTGTTCTGGAGGTGTTGAACAATAAAAAGGTGAGGGGAGTAATTACCACCCACTATTCTAATTTAAAGCTTTTTGCAGGTAATACACCAGGTTTGGAAAATGCATCAATGCTTTTTGATAATGCCAAAATGAAACCGCTTTATATTTTAGAAATGGGTAAGCCAGGTAGTTCTTATGCATTTGAAATTGCGCAGAATATTGGTTTGCCTAAAGAAGTGATCCAATTGGCCAGAGAAAAAACAGGTTCGAACCAGAACAGGGTAGATACCATGCTTGTTGATCTGGAGCGTGAAAAGAAAAATGTTTACGATGCCAAAGTAAGCTTGGCCAATCAACAGAACAAAGCAAAAAACCTGGTTGCCGAAAATGAAAAGTTAAAAAGCTTTTTAGAAGAGAATAGAAAGGTGCTGATTAAAGAGGCGAAACTAGAGGCGCAGAACATTATTAAAAATGCCAATAAACTAGTTGAGAATACCATTGCCGAGATTAAGGAAAAGCAGGCCGATAAAGAGATAACTAAAGAACTCCGCCAGAATTTACAAAAAGAACTAATTAAAAATACGATCCCGAAAGAGCGCCCCAAACCGGTACAAGTAGTTGTTGGCGGTGAAATTGAAATTGGTGATTTAGTGAAATTTACCGATAGTGAAACCATTGGTCAGGTTTTAGAAATTAACCGCAACGAATTGATTTTGGCTATAGGCGATTTACGATCGACTGTTAAAAAGAACCGTGTTCAAAAGGTGAGTAACCGGGAAGCTAAAAAAGTAGTTCAAAGCAGTGCAAATTCTTTTGCTGGGCGAATGAATGATGCCGTATCGGGCTTTAGGGCGGAACTTGATCTTCGTGGAAAACGTACGGAAGATGCCCTGTTTGAGGTAGAGAAATATTTAGATAAGGCCATTATGCTTGGTTTTCCATCTATTAAACTGATTCATGGCAAAGGCGATGGGATTTTGAGAAAAATGATCAGGGAATACCTACGCAAGTATAGCCAGGTAAACCGGATGGAAGATGAACATGCTGATAGAGGCGGAGATGGGATTACTTATGTATATTTGAATTAA
- a CDS encoding DUF4296 domain-containing protein: protein MKRLIWVLMTAILWFGCKPGIPDGIIKPDKMEKILYDMHIVDGYISSIYMVDSAKKVAAAYYKGIYKKFDTDSAEYNRSLIWYNTNPKELEAMYKNIQKSLARQKKGTELADLMIKKKKFKADSLVIAKKFKADSLAIRKKMKPDSLSKVKAVAEIAKKKKQADSLSNIKKAGVSEVVPSPAMVH, encoded by the coding sequence ATGAAGAGATTGATATGGGTTTTAATGACAGCTATATTATGGTTTGGCTGTAAGCCTGGCATACCTGATGGAATTATTAAACCCGATAAAATGGAGAAGATTTTATACGATATGCACATTGTTGATGGTTACATTTCAAGCATCTACATGGTCGATTCGGCTAAGAAGGTTGCAGCAGCTTACTACAAGGGGATTTATAAAAAGTTTGATACTGATTCTGCGGAATATAACAGGAGCTTAATTTGGTATAATACCAACCCTAAGGAGTTAGAAGCGATGTATAAAAACATACAAAAATCTTTAGCAAGGCAAAAAAAAGGAACGGAGTTGGCCGATTTAATGATCAAGAAAAAGAAATTTAAAGCCGACTCGTTGGTGATTGCAAAGAAATTTAAGGCCGATTCTCTAGCGATCAGAAAAAAAATGAAACCAGATTCTTTATCGAAAGTTAAAGCAGTTGCTGAAATTGCAAAGAAGAAAAAACAGGCCGATTCATTAAGTAATATAAAAAAAGCTGGCGTATCGGAAGTAGTTCCGAGTCCAGCTATGGTACACTAA
- a CDS encoding YggS family pyridoxal phosphate-dependent enzyme, with amino-acid sequence MSIADNLKQYKSEVESGGVKLIAVSKTQQVESILEAYNAGQRIFGENHVQEMVDKQAQLPNDIEWHLIGHLQSNKVKYIAPFVKLIHGVDSLKLLQEINKQAAKNKRVIDCLLQVYIADEDTKFGLGFDEVIELLRAEALAELKNIRIVGLMGIATNTKNEKQITTEFHELKVFFDGIKVSFFRKDDAFKEISTGMSADYKIAIEEGSTMVRIGSSIFGKRVIKHFKNDLTAN; translated from the coding sequence ATGAGCATAGCTGATAATCTTAAACAATATAAAAGCGAAGTTGAATCAGGCGGGGTTAAACTAATTGCAGTTTCAAAAACTCAACAAGTAGAATCAATTTTAGAAGCCTACAACGCCGGACAGCGCATTTTTGGAGAAAACCATGTACAAGAAATGGTAGATAAACAGGCGCAACTTCCAAATGATATCGAATGGCATCTTATAGGCCATTTACAAAGCAATAAGGTAAAGTACATTGCACCTTTTGTTAAACTTATTCACGGGGTAGACAGCCTGAAATTGCTCCAGGAAATCAACAAACAGGCCGCTAAAAACAAACGCGTAATTGATTGTTTATTACAGGTTTATATTGCTGACGAAGACACTAAATTTGGGCTTGGTTTTGATGAAGTGATCGAATTGCTTCGTGCCGAAGCGTTAGCCGAATTGAAAAATATCCGTATTGTAGGTTTAATGGGCATTGCCACCAATACCAAGAACGAAAAGCAGATTACAACCGAGTTTCACGAACTAAAAGTATTCTTCGATGGCATTAAAGTGAGCTTTTTTCGTAAAGATGATGCCTTTAAGGAAATATCGACCGGAATGAGCGCAGACTATAAAATCGCGATTGAAGAAGGAAGTACAATGGTACGTATCGGTAGCAGTATTTTTGGCAAAAGGGTAATTAAACATTTTAAAAACGACCTTACAGCCAATTAA
- a CDS encoding GNAT family N-acetyltransferase has product MDFNIRFATAEDCPRILELINELAIYEHAPEEVTVTLDHFIDAGFGKNPVWKAYVAEVNDTVVGFALYYTRYSTWKGCRLYLEDFIVTEEFRGKGLGKVLFEKVIEEAKNGNYSGMVWQVLDWNEPAINFYNKYKATLESGWLNAAFSKEQIKAF; this is encoded by the coding sequence ATGGATTTTAATATCAGGTTTGCAACGGCAGAAGATTGCCCAAGAATATTGGAGTTAATTAATGAGCTCGCCATTTATGAGCATGCTCCAGAAGAAGTAACGGTTACTTTAGATCACTTTATTGATGCTGGTTTTGGCAAAAATCCGGTATGGAAAGCTTACGTAGCTGAAGTAAACGATACTGTTGTAGGTTTTGCATTATACTATACACGCTACTCTACATGGAAAGGCTGCAGGTTATACCTCGAAGATTTTATTGTAACAGAAGAATTTAGAGGAAAAGGCCTGGGCAAAGTATTATTCGAAAAAGTAATAGAGGAGGCTAAAAATGGTAATTATAGCGGCATGGTTTGGCAAGTATTGGACTGGAACGAGCCTGCAATCAATTTCTACAATAAATATAAAGCAACTTTAGAAAGTGGCTGGTTAAACGCCGCTTTCTCTAAAGAACAAATCAAGGCATTTTAA
- a CDS encoding aspartate kinase → MDIFKFGGASVKDANGVKNLANIVRDYKKGNLLIVISAMGKITDQLEKLTQAFLSQSDEAHAIFDEIKHFHFNIIDELFQGKSNSVYDDVANTFVEIDWLIEDEPDNNPDYIYDQIVSIGEVVSTKIVAAWLNETGNKTLWVDARNYIQTDNTYREGKVDWAKTNQMIQKDLLPLLTDNIIVTQGFIGGTSENYTTTLGREGSDYSAAIFASCLNAAALTIWKDVPGVLNADPKWFDETEKIAQLSYHDAIELTYYGATVIHPKTIKPLQNKGIPLFVRSFIQPEGSGTAITKESNPLPIPSFIFKVNQALISIFPKDYSFIIEENLSNIFELFHTHKIKINTMLNSAISFSVSVDDHPTQIEKLIKDLSQEFTVKYNKGLELVTIRYYNQQTIDRVTVDKDILLEVKSRHTCQMVMKNRTA, encoded by the coding sequence ATGGATATTTTTAAGTTTGGTGGTGCCTCGGTAAAAGATGCAAATGGAGTAAAAAATCTGGCTAATATTGTTCGCGATTACAAAAAAGGCAACTTACTGATTGTAATTTCTGCAATGGGTAAGATTACTGATCAACTGGAAAAGTTAACGCAGGCATTCTTATCACAAAGTGATGAAGCACATGCAATTTTTGATGAGATTAAACACTTCCATTTCAACATTATAGACGAGCTGTTTCAAGGAAAATCCAATTCGGTTTATGATGATGTGGCTAACACTTTTGTTGAAATTGACTGGTTAATTGAAGACGAACCCGATAACAACCCTGATTATATTTACGACCAGATTGTATCCATAGGAGAAGTGGTTTCTACAAAAATTGTTGCGGCCTGGTTAAACGAAACCGGAAATAAAACCCTTTGGGTAGATGCTAGAAATTATATCCAAACAGATAATACATATCGTGAAGGAAAAGTAGATTGGGCCAAAACCAATCAGATGATACAAAAAGATTTATTGCCGCTTTTAACCGATAATATTATAGTAACACAGGGTTTTATTGGCGGTACAAGCGAAAACTACACAACAACTTTGGGTCGTGAAGGTTCTGATTATTCGGCAGCTATATTTGCTTCCTGTTTAAATGCTGCCGCACTAACGATATGGAAGGATGTTCCTGGTGTATTAAATGCAGATCCGAAATGGTTTGATGAAACCGAGAAAATTGCCCAGCTTTCTTATCATGATGCAATAGAGCTTACTTATTATGGCGCAACTGTAATACACCCAAAAACAATAAAACCGCTTCAAAACAAGGGTATTCCGCTTTTTGTAAGGTCATTTATCCAGCCAGAAGGCTCAGGAACGGCAATTACCAAAGAAAGTAATCCATTGCCTATCCCCTCTTTTATTTTTAAGGTTAACCAGGCATTGATTTCTATTTTCCCTAAAGATTATTCTTTTATTATCGAAGAAAATCTGAGCAATATTTTTGAGCTTTTCCATACGCACAAGATCAAAATCAATACCATGCTCAACTCTGCTATCAGCTTTTCGGTAAGTGTTGATGATCATCCTACTCAGATTGAAAAACTGATCAAAGATCTGTCGCAAGAATTTACTGTAAAATATAATAAAGGCCTGGAACTGGTAACCATCCGTTATTATAATCAACAAACAATAGACCGTGTAACAGTTGATAAAGATATTTTATTGGAAGTGAAGAGCCGCCATACCTGCCAAATGGTAATGAAAAATCGAACTGCATAA
- a CDS encoding class I SAM-dependent methyltransferase — MNNKLLAKAIQDYISANLNADVNQIALAKSPFEGITAAELATQIISKKKSEKKLPTWFNTDDIYYPAVLSIEQTSSEITAKYKSKLAKGDTLIDITGGFGIDSYYFSQKVKAVTHCEINPELSAIAQHNAQALHATNIEFKAEDGVAYIQTSDKTFDTIYVDPARRAEKGKVFMLKDCTPDISSNLENLLEKSSRIIVKTAPLLDISAGLSELKQVSEIHIVSIKNECKELLWIIDKGYNGDTKIIAVTLNNWIEKDFSFYRSSSNASVQFTDNLNIGDYLYEPDAALLKSGAFNLIGTTYSLLKLHPQTQLFSATTINKDFPGRIFKIEAILTTGELKKQENLKGNVIVRNYPAKPEDLVKKYKIKPDRDQFLIFTKVGNDENIVVKASIIQYY; from the coding sequence ATGAACAATAAACTTTTAGCCAAAGCCATACAGGATTATATCAGTGCAAATTTAAATGCAGATGTAAATCAGATTGCTTTAGCAAAAAGTCCGTTTGAGGGTATCACTGCAGCCGAGCTAGCCACACAAATTATTTCCAAAAAGAAATCAGAAAAGAAATTACCTACCTGGTTTAATACTGATGATATTTATTATCCCGCTGTATTATCCATCGAACAAACTTCTTCTGAAATTACTGCAAAATACAAATCTAAGCTGGCTAAAGGTGATACATTAATTGATATTACCGGAGGCTTCGGAATTGACAGTTATTACTTTTCGCAAAAGGTAAAAGCAGTTACGCATTGCGAAATCAATCCAGAACTCTCCGCAATAGCCCAACATAATGCGCAGGCTTTACACGCAACAAATATCGAATTTAAAGCCGAAGATGGCGTTGCCTATATCCAGACTAGTGATAAAACTTTTGATACCATTTATGTAGATCCTGCCCGAAGAGCCGAAAAAGGCAAAGTTTTTATGCTGAAAGACTGTACACCCGACATTTCAAGCAATCTGGAGAACTTATTAGAAAAATCGTCAAGAATAATCGTCAAAACGGCTCCTTTACTCGACATTTCAGCGGGATTATCAGAATTGAAACAGGTAAGCGAGATCCATATTGTAAGTATAAAAAATGAGTGCAAAGAACTTTTGTGGATAATAGATAAAGGTTACAACGGTGACACGAAAATTATAGCTGTAACTTTAAATAACTGGATTGAAAAAGATTTTTCCTTTTACAGATCCTCATCAAATGCTTCAGTGCAGTTTACAGATAATTTAAACATTGGTGATTATTTGTACGAACCAGATGCTGCTTTATTAAAATCGGGTGCTTTTAATTTAATTGGTACAACTTACAGTCTCTTAAAATTACATCCGCAAACACAGTTATTCAGTGCGACTACTATAAATAAAGATTTTCCAGGCAGGATATTTAAAATTGAAGCCATATTAACCACTGGGGAGCTAAAGAAACAAGAAAATTTAAAAGGAAATGTAATTGTTCGGAACTATCCGGCGAAGCCTGAAGATCTGGTTAAGAAATATAAAATTAAACCAGATCGAGATCAGTTTTTAATTTTCACCAAAGTGGGCAATGATGAAAACATCGTTGTTAAAGCATCAATCATTCAATACTATTAA
- a CDS encoding cold-shock protein, whose amino-acid sequence MATGKVKWFNTQKGFGFIVQEDNKDLFVHFKDVLGGIESLKENDTVEFEVAEGRKGLQAVNVRRFR is encoded by the coding sequence ATGGCAACCGGAAAAGTTAAATGGTTTAACACTCAAAAAGGCTTTGGATTTATTGTACAAGAAGACAATAAAGACTTATTTGTGCATTTTAAAGATGTTTTAGGTGGAATCGAAAGCTTGAAAGAAAACGACACAGTAGAATTTGAAGTAGCTGAAGGCAGAAAAGGTTTACAAGCAGTAAACGTTAGAAGGTTTAGGTGA
- a CDS encoding peroxiredoxin, whose amino-acid sequence MSIRLGDTAPNFKANTSIGEIDFYDYLGDSWGVLFSHPADYTPVCTTELGRTAALKDEFEKRNVKVLALSVDSAESHKGWINDINETQNTSVEFPIIADPDKTVANLYDMIHPNASETLTVRSLFVISPDKKVKLTITYPASTGRNFNEVLRVIDSLQLTANYSVATPADWKDGEDVIVVNSIKTEDIPAKFPKGHQVIKPYLRTTPQPNK is encoded by the coding sequence ATGAGTATAAGATTAGGCGATACCGCACCGAATTTCAAGGCCAACACATCCATTGGCGAAATAGATTTTTACGATTATTTAGGCGATAGCTGGGGCGTATTATTTTCTCACCCTGCTGATTATACACCTGTTTGTACAACAGAACTGGGTAGAACTGCAGCTCTAAAAGATGAATTTGAAAAACGAAACGTTAAAGTTCTGGCGCTAAGTGTTGATTCTGCCGAGTCGCATAAAGGTTGGATTAATGATATTAACGAAACTCAAAATACTTCTGTTGAATTTCCAATTATTGCAGATCCGGACAAAACAGTGGCAAATCTTTATGATATGATCCACCCAAATGCTTCAGAAACTTTAACCGTTCGCTCGTTGTTCGTAATCAGTCCTGACAAGAAGGTGAAATTAACCATTACTTATCCGGCATCAACCGGAAGAAATTTTAATGAAGTATTGCGTGTGATCGATTCTTTACAGCTTACCGCAAATTATAGCGTAGCTACACCAGCCGATTGGAAAGATGGAGAAGATGTAATTGTGGTAAATAGTATTAAAACGGAAGATATTCCAGCTAAATTTCCTAAAGGACACCAGGTAATTAAACCATATTTACGTACTACACCTCAGCCGAATAAATAA